The window ATGTAGTCTCTCACATGTGGTTTTGGTCACCCAGTCTGTCTTGCTCGCCATCAAACAGTGACAGGGCTGCAGTCCCCATTCGCTTCTCGTAGACATTATTTTGTGCATACCATCACAGGTTCTTGTACAGTACCTTGACTACTCATCCAGGCTCAGTTATTTTCTGAAACACAGCCACAATTTCCCACATAGACACACCATCAAAAGTCTGTGGTCACAACTTctgcacactctcacacacaatCACAGCTTTCCACGTCTCTGACACACACATGGTTACCAATATGCAGTCCCTACTACTGTTTCTCACACATGCCATCACACCGTTTCTCTCACGATCAACCTCTGCCTCACACCCTCCACACACAGTCAGGCATGTCATGCTCAGCTAGTCCCGACAACATCAGAGAAAAAGTGCCAGCAGCCTCCAGCAtcactttgaaaaatatatatttacaggaACAATTCCCCATTCTCTGGgactctttagaaaaaaaaaaggtccattTTGGGGAAGTAAAACAAACAGTGGAGACGAGTGTAGCACCGTCCCCCAAATCACCAACCCCCAGGTCCCAAGGCCTGGGCTGGGCCAGCGCTAACAGGTGAGCCCAGGATTCTTTTGAACCCACTCTCTCTTGCCTAGAATAGAGACAGGACAGGCTTTATGtcccccattcctccctcccaaCTCCAGGGACATTGAAAGGGTCCTTTGTACCCGCCCGCAGGAAATtggggggctgggagggagggaaCTGAAAATACACGTTTGGTATCAAAAATAAACACTTGGGGGGGGGAGGCGGCAGGAAGATTCCCCCCTAAATCCCTTccttcccacccaccccaccaAATATAGGAAGAGATGACTCCCTCTCCCCTATTGAAAAGccccatttaaaaatagattatacTATCAAAATGGCAGcgggggagagacagggagacctGGAGTACTGGCTGGAGGGGCCCCCCAGACGGggaccaccccccaaaaaaaccctCCATTGGGAGGAAACAGGCAGGACCCCAGGGAGGTTGGCAGACAAAGGAATGGCTTCTCagggggaagaagaagaaaagggacaTTCCTCCCTGGCCAAAAAGTTGGTTGAAAAGGATAAGCTGTCTGAGAGAAAGGTTGGGGAGGTGGAAATTTCTATTCCAAGGGTGTGATTCTTCCTTGGCCAAGACTCCCAACCCATTAAATGGTACAAATTCTTCCTGGACCCCTGAGTATGGCCaggaataataaaacaaaacaaactaactCTTCTACTCACATCCGAAAATGCAGACAGGGCTCCCTCATCTCCCCAAGGgcaggctgagaaataaagaaagaaggtcGTTCTCAAGCCAGACCCCGATTGTCTTGTCTTGGGGAAAaaagtggggaggtgggggagatgTCCTAACCACCCTAAAAGGTTAGGTCAGGCTCCTCCCAGTggccttcaaaaaataaataaataaaccgcCCCTACCATTCAAGTAGGAGACGTGTAAGGGCGGCCACTGGGGGACTGACAGAAAACAGAGAAGTTGTGGAAGCTGTGTTTTCTGTGGAGGAGATAATGAGAGTTACTCTTGGGAGTAATTCTTCCCAAGGATCCCCATCCCACCACAATCAGAGCATGAGTCTTTCAGTTGAACTATGTTTCTCCTTGAGATGGCTGGCTGGAGAGAGCATGGATGGAGTGACCCCAgaaggggtggtggtggtggtggtggtggtggtggtggtggtggtggtggtggtagtcaTGGCTTCTGGGGCCCTGGGGAGAGCACCACGGGGGTCGAGAGGCCATCCACGCTGATGGAAGGGATGTGCACCTGGGCGCTGCCACTGGATGGAAACTGGGGGCAAAAAGAGGGAGAGGTCACAGATGGGGGCCATTCTTGGGTCTCTCACCCTGTCCAAAACGGGGAAAGAGGATCCTACCTGGAAGGAGAGCTTGGCCGGGCTACGGGGCGCAATGGGACTCAGGGTGCTCCAGAAGTGAATGCTGGGAGGCAGCGAGCTGGGTGTCAGCAGCACCGGGGTCTGTGGGGAGAGGGTGGTCGGAGCTCAAGTGAGTAGAGAGTAGATGTGGGACGCTGGAAGGGACTTGGTACCGGCCCCACCACAGATTTCCCACTCACACTCCCAAGGTCACTCCCCAAAGTGCACACACCTAGATGGTAACCATGGAGGCCATGCCTATGATGTCTCAAACTCTGCAGAcaccccccactccccactcctgaGAGCCCACCCTCAGTTGCTGAGACCTCATTGGTAAAGACCACCCGCAAGACCCTATCCAAATGCTGCTCTCTAACCTCTCAAGTCACCATCCCAACAGCTCAGGGTCAACTTCCAACTCACGTCCCACCCATGAAACCCCATATGCACATCCCAGACCAAAAAGCCCTGCTCAGGTTCCTTAAGCCACACCTCAACCCAGAAACAGTCCCACAGAAAGACCCTCGGTCCCACCCACAAAAGTCTCCAGCCCTGCTCTTCACTAATCAAACCCCATCCCTCCAGCCCAGCGTCAGCCCAGTCAATCACACTCGAAGGCTCCACCCTCTTCAGGGACAACCACACTCGCCCTCCTCTGATTCCTGTCACTCACCTGCCACATGCCAATCCCATTGGTGCTGGCGCCCACACACCCCACCCCTCCGCAGGCACTCACCAATGTATGCGTAGGAAGCAAGGACGGGGTCAGCGCCGGCCCCGGAGCCTGGAGGCCGGAGCCACTTCCCGATCCTGGGGTCCGTTCGGGTCCCGGCCCACCTAGCAGGCTCGGGCTGAGTGGAAGCTCTAGGTCCCGGGGCTTCCGGCCCTTCTGCGGCTGGGAGATCTCAGGGCTGGAAGCCGCGTGGCCGCCCGCCTGCCCTGCGGTGTCCATAACAACCGCGGGCAGCCGGGCTGGCACGCCCTCCTGTGGAGGGACTTCTGGCTCGGCCTTGGTGGTATCTGGCACAAACCCTCTCTCCCCAGCAACTTCCAACTCTTCCTTGGGCCCTTCTACTTTCACTTCTGGGGGCAAAGCTCGGCCCAAACCCGGCTCCACATTCAGCTCTTCCGATTTCAGGTTTGGGGCCTCAGGCGGGGTCAGGATGACCTGGGAGAGGAGCAGGCACAAAGAGGGTGTGTAAGGATTGTTGGGGCCACAGGATTCTCCTGTGGGCCACCCAGTGATTTCCCCGGGAAGGTGGCACTTGGTACTTCGGGCATGACTGCACATCAGAGCAAGTCCTCCAACCGGACATAGGACTTCGTCAAGAAAGCAGGGCTTCCTCTGGGGCAGGTCCTCCTATGGGACAGGGGACTTGGGGTGAGACAACCTGAAGTGGGTAGGAATCTGAGGCATACCATCCTCATTCAttaaaacagtggttctcaaaaatTTACCTTCCTCTGGACCAGCAATATCTGCCTCATTTggtaacaaattaaaaatacaaattattgggcccctccccagccccacatattcagaaactctgggggtgtgCCTGGCAATCTGTGGTTTAACAAGCCctacaggtgattctgatgagcACTAGAGTGTGAGAACCAGTGCATTAAACATAGTCCAGGCACCTACATGTTCGGCAGCTACTAACTGTAGCACAGTATTCTCCCCTTTCTGTCTCAGGATTTGTGTAGCTCTCTGCCCCACCCCTCCTTCTAAGAGGATGTCTGTGttcttccttccaccattatctcCTTTAACAGGACCGCTATGTCTCTTCTACCAGCCTCCCTCATCATCCGGGGATTACACATCCCTCCTCTTTACCTCCTCCTCTTACTGAATTTCTATATTCCAGTCCTTACCTGCAGAGGCAAGCCGGCCTCTTCAGCCTCCAGACAGGCCTCCAAGGGGCTTGGACTGGTGCTCCTGCTCCCCGAGGGGGGCGCTGCTGCCCCTGCAGGAGCTGCATTGGGGAGCACCACAGCAGGCCGAGGATGAGGGGGTGGCTGCGGCTGCAGAGACTGGATGGTGAAGGTGGAATAGAGGCCCGAGCGCATGTACTCGTTCCGGCTGCTGCGCGCCAAACCGCCTGGGCCTGCCATTCCTGCACCCTTGGGTGTGCCTGGCTTTCCAGAGGCAGTGTCTCCTGGGGCGGCATgtacagcagcaggggccacattTGGCATGGTGGAGGTAACAGACACCTCTGGCTGGGGCGGGCAGTCCTCAGTGGAGCACCCTGCGACCTCAGGGTAGGACACAAACTTGTAGACGAACTTCTGGCCGCTCACCTTGCGGATGATGTTctaggaagggaggagaggaacaGAGGGCCTTAGAGGAAAGGGGCAGGCTGGAGGCAGGGTgtcaggggaggaggagaggggtggagtggtgTTTCTCTTCTCCTAGTGGCTTTTTTCCCACTTGCCCCTCTCCGGCTTTCCCGTCCCTCCTCTGTAAGTTTCCCTCTCAGCCCATTTCCTCTCCCATTGGTTTCTACCTCTTTCCTCTCCCCCCAGATTCCCCTTATCTATATCCTTCCCCAgttcctcccctttctctcttctctccacaaTAATTCTTTCTTTAAGCCCCTTCCCATCCACCCCTTTCCaagcctccctctgtcactctcCAGGTCCGTCTATGTGATTTTCCCACTCCCTCCACACTGTAGCTCCTCTTCACAATGGGGCCCACGAAGGGCAGTAGGTGTGGGAGCTTCCTGGCTCCAAGAACCAGAGGTTCCCAGGGCCAGGCCTTGTGGGTGACTGTCAGGACACAGTTTTGGAGACTAGCAAATGCAATAGGACAAGAAAATGAAGTAACTGATATAAATGTTGGAAGAAAGTAAATTAATGTAGATGGATGGGGTGATGAATTATTAATACAGAGGATTATTTGAAGCTAATGACACAGAAGTGAACAGGGCAAGGTCACTGCAGAGGAGAGGGTGAGGAGGCCTCATTATTAATACCACTGTGGAGGTTGAAGCTAAAGCGGTAAGAAAATGAAGTAACTAACAGCAATTAgacaagaatattaaaaatactggTATAAATATTGGGAGGGGGCCTATATCAAAGCTGGCTTTGGTGGGTCACAGAGCATGTTTGGGGTTTTTCATGTCTGGTGGGTCTCAGAGATGACCTAGTGTTCCCAGAGGGCAGAGTGAGGTAGCCTCATTACTAATATTGTTCTGGAGGGTTGAGCTCaaggaataaaatatgaaaatggaataaatgcCATAAACTATGAAGAGTGTGCAGCATATGACCAGGGCTGTTCTTGGGGGGCAGGCAAGAGGAGTGTAGAGGCATTAGGGCATTCTGTGGAAGTCTTAGTGCTGGTCAGATATGTCACAGGGTGGGCCTGTGTTTCTTGGAAGAGGAATAAAAAGGGATATTCATGAATATTGTTTGGGAAATTTCAGTAGaaggattaagaaaatgaaataactggTATAAATATTGGGGGGAAGAGAAACCTAGCAGTGGCCTGGGGATCTGAGAGGGCAGGATGggggaaattttaaatttt of the Pongo abelii isolate AG06213 chromosome X, NHGRI_mPonAbe1-v2.0_pri, whole genome shotgun sequence genome contains:
- the ELK1 gene encoding ETS domain-containing protein Elk-1 isoform X2, with product MEPPPPGAAKIANATATLRTAPQLSCLLSRYPWDGVSTPPAMDPSVTLWQFLLQLLREQGNGHIISWTSRDGGEFKLVDAEEVARLWGLRKNKTNMNYDKLSRALRYYYDKNIIRKVSGQKFVYKFVSYPEVAGCSTEDCPPQPEVSVTSTMPNVAPAAVHAAPGDTASGKPGTPKGAGMAGPGGLARSSRNEYMRSGLYSTFTIQSLQPQPPPHPRPAVVLPNAAPAGAAAPPSGSRSTSPSPLEACLEAEEAGLPLQVILTPPEAPNLKSEELNVEPGLGRALPPEVKVEGPKEELEVAGERGFVPDTTKAEPEVPPQEGVPARLPAVVMDTAGQAGGHAASSPEISQPQKGRKPRDLELPLSPSLLGGPGPERTPGSGSGSGLQAPGPALTPSLLPTHTLTPVLLTPSSLPPSIHFWSTLSPIAPRSPAKLSFQFPSSGSAQVHIPSISVDGLSTPVVLSPGPQKP
- the ELK1 gene encoding ETS domain-containing protein Elk-1 isoform X1, which produces MDPSVTLWQFLLQLLREQGNGHIISWTSRDGGEFKLVDAEEVARLWGLRKNKTNMNYDKLSRALRYYYDKNIIRKVSGQKFVYKFVSYPEVAGCSTEDCPPQPEVSVTSTMPNVAPAAVHAAPGDTASGKPGTPKGAGMAGPGGLARSSRNEYMRSGLYSTFTIQSLQPQPPPHPRPAVVLPNAAPAGAAAPPSGSRSTSPSPLEACLEAEEAGLPLQVILTPPEAPNLKSEELNVEPGLGRALPPEVKVEGPKEELEVAGERGFVPDTTKAEPEVPPQEGVPARLPAVVMDTAGQAGGHAASSPEISQPQKGRKPRDLELPLSPSLLGGPGPERTPGSGSGSGLQAPGPALTPSLLPTHTLTPVLLTPSSLPPSIHFWSTLSPIAPRSPAKLSFQFPSSGSAQVHIPSISVDGLSTPVVLSPGPQKP